From a single Pelobacter seleniigenes DSM 18267 genomic region:
- a CDS encoding M16 family metallopeptidase, with the protein MRWSIIFLLVTLLSGCGQTLFVSQQRPDQLTFPPLKFTFPKVAEQQLSNGARVYMKEDHELPLVDLTLMVEGGSVYDPLDKTGLSQLFADTLATGGAGDMSPQQLESELEAMAASFNVSSSDYCYQIDLSLHSSDLQRGLQILAMVLRSPRFDQSRFALAQERLLESIHRKNDEPSAIANRLLNATEAPGHPFGAFPSDASVMAVTREDLLKLHERYFHPANFWFGVSGDFKQADLLADFEHLLGDWPAGDSLVRDFPSLPQPPEGEILLADKDVPQTTILMGETGISKDNPDQYALRVANFILGGGGFNSRMMREVRSNRGLAYSVYSYFQIGRHLPGMFLAGSETKSSSTAEVVELMRQIMQGMIDKPVSEAELKLAKESLVNSFVFAFDDTHSVVTQKVRLDYYGYPQDYLEDFRKNIEQVTVADVQRVSKEYLHPDQLLIVLVGETEVFANQVKDLGLPVKKVDL; encoded by the coding sequence ATGAGATGGTCGATCATTTTTCTACTTGTCACCCTGCTATCCGGTTGCGGACAAACTCTTTTTGTCAGTCAGCAGCGGCCGGATCAGTTAACTTTCCCGCCGCTTAAATTCACCTTCCCCAAGGTGGCCGAGCAGCAATTGAGTAATGGGGCCAGGGTATACATGAAAGAAGATCATGAATTGCCCCTGGTCGACCTGACCTTGATGGTGGAAGGCGGCAGTGTTTATGATCCCCTGGATAAAACTGGGCTATCTCAGCTGTTTGCCGATACCCTGGCCACCGGCGGCGCCGGTGATATGTCTCCGCAACAGCTTGAGTCCGAACTGGAAGCCATGGCAGCGTCCTTCAATGTGAGCAGTTCGGACTATTGCTATCAGATCGATCTGTCCCTGCACAGCTCCGACTTGCAGCGCGGCTTGCAGATTCTGGCCATGGTCCTACGCTCGCCGCGCTTTGATCAGAGCCGCTTTGCTCTGGCCCAGGAACGTCTGCTGGAGAGTATCCACCGCAAAAATGATGAGCCTTCCGCCATTGCCAATCGGTTGTTGAATGCTACCGAAGCCCCGGGGCATCCCTTTGGGGCTTTTCCATCCGATGCTTCGGTGATGGCCGTGACCAGGGAAGATCTGCTCAAATTGCATGAGCGCTATTTTCATCCGGCCAATTTCTGGTTCGGGGTGTCGGGGGATTTTAAACAGGCGGATTTGCTGGCCGACTTCGAACATTTACTCGGTGACTGGCCCGCCGGTGACAGCCTGGTGCGAGATTTTCCTTCGTTGCCGCAACCGCCGGAAGGGGAAATCCTGCTTGCTGATAAGGATGTTCCACAAACGACGATTCTTATGGGCGAAACCGGCATCAGCAAAGACAACCCGGACCAGTATGCTCTGCGGGTGGCCAATTTCATTCTCGGCGGCGGCGGTTTCAATTCCCGGATGATGCGGGAAGTCAGATCCAATCGGGGCCTGGCATATTCGGTCTATTCCTATTTTCAGATCGGCCGGCATCTGCCCGGCATGTTTCTGGCCGGCAGCGAAACCAAATCATCTTCGACGGCTGAGGTGGTGGAGCTGATGCGACAGATTATGCAGGGGATGATTGATAAACCGGTTTCCGAGGCAGAGCTGAAGTTGGCCAAGGAAAGCCTGGTTAACTCCTTTGTTTTTGCGTTCGATGATACGCATTCTGTGGTGACCCAAAAAGTACGCCTGGATTATTACGGGTATCCGCAGGACTATCTGGAGGATTTCCGGAAGAATATCGAGCAGGTCACCGTTGCGGATGTGCAGCGGGTCAGCAAAGAATATTTACATCCGGACCAGTTGCTGATCGTGCTGGTCGGTGAAACTGAAGTGTTTGCAAACCAGGTCAAGGATTTGGGGTTGCCCGTAAAGAAAGTTGACCTGTAA
- a CDS encoding YihY/virulence factor BrkB family protein translates to MAAKHPTNWMDRAKRILWEQNPAELTLLRRTLLRQMQALVLVFQDFSVNQSLLRAAALTYYTMLSLVPLLALTFALLKAFGVQNLLQPLILSKLNVGDGRIAEAILGYINNTQVAQLGAFGLLFLLVAVISLLTNVEKTFNYIWGVRELRPMLRRFADYLSVILVGPVLIISAISMTSTLTSNRLVKALLDIQLVGSLVVVLFKVIPFLFMWLAFTVLYMFMTNIKVEWRAAFFGGIVGGSLWQLAQVGYVHFQVGVGRYNAIYGTMAALPIFMVWLYVSWVIVLFGLGVCYAKQNLRTSNRDLRSSEVNRESFEQVALAVMVTLAERFSSGVGPMSPEKLSHCLAVPSRLCRSVLETLTRLGLVVEVSSRSERNQYQLGRSAEKLELADFFRRIRSCGEDVRYLLLEPQVRIAMQIYQEIESVTAEGLQGMSLQDLADRCRVQDTLDTPLLAAEK, encoded by the coding sequence ATGGCTGCTAAACATCCGACAAACTGGATGGACCGGGCAAAAAGAATCCTCTGGGAACAGAACCCGGCCGAACTGACCCTGCTCCGGCGCACCTTGCTGCGCCAGATGCAGGCCCTGGTGTTGGTTTTTCAGGATTTTTCCGTTAACCAGTCGCTGTTGCGGGCTGCGGCATTGACCTATTACACCATGCTTTCCCTGGTGCCGCTGCTGGCGTTGACCTTTGCCCTGCTCAAGGCGTTTGGAGTGCAAAACCTGCTGCAGCCGCTGATTCTTTCCAAGTTAAACGTTGGTGACGGTCGGATTGCCGAGGCTATTCTCGGTTACATCAACAATACCCAGGTTGCCCAGCTGGGCGCTTTTGGTCTGCTGTTTCTGCTGGTCGCGGTCATTTCTCTGCTCACCAATGTGGAAAAAACCTTCAATTACATCTGGGGAGTCCGGGAACTCCGGCCGATGCTGCGCCGTTTTGCAGATTACCTGTCGGTCATTCTGGTCGGTCCGGTATTGATTATCAGTGCCATTTCCATGACGTCGACACTGACGAGTAATCGCCTGGTCAAAGCGTTGCTGGATATTCAATTGGTCGGCAGCCTGGTTGTCGTGCTGTTTAAAGTCATCCCGTTCCTTTTCATGTGGTTGGCCTTTACTGTTCTCTATATGTTCATGACCAATATCAAGGTGGAGTGGCGAGCCGCTTTTTTCGGCGGAATTGTCGGTGGCAGCCTCTGGCAGCTGGCCCAGGTCGGTTATGTTCATTTTCAGGTCGGGGTAGGGCGCTACAACGCCATTTACGGAACCATGGCGGCGTTGCCGATATTCATGGTCTGGCTTTACGTCTCCTGGGTTATTGTGCTGTTCGGGCTGGGCGTTTGCTATGCCAAGCAAAATTTACGGACCAGCAACCGCGATTTACGCAGTAGCGAAGTGAATCGAGAAAGCTTCGAACAGGTCGCCCTGGCCGTGATGGTGACGTTGGCTGAGCGTTTCTCTTCAGGTGTGGGCCCGATGAGCCCTGAAAAGCTTTCCCATTGTTTGGCGGTTCCGTCACGGCTTTGTCGCAGTGTCCTGGAGACGCTGACCCGGCTTGGTTTGGTTGTTGAAGTGAGCAGTCGTAGCGAACGAAATCAGTATCAGTTGGGGCGTTCCGCGGAAAAACTGGAACTGGCCGATTTTTTTCGGCGGATTCGTTCTTGCGGGGAAGATGTCAGATACTTGCTGTTGGAGCCGCAGGTACGGATTGCCATGCAGATCTATCAGGAGATTGAATCGGTGACCGCGGAAGGTTTGCAGGGGATGTCTCTGCAGGATCTTGCGGATCGCTGCCGCGTCCAGGATACGCTGGATACCCCCTTGCTGGCTGCTGAAAAATGA